From Rhododendron vialii isolate Sample 1 chromosome 10a, ASM3025357v1, the proteins below share one genomic window:
- the LOC131303145 gene encoding putative RING-H2 finger protein ATL21A codes for MEVLHISVSSTTKNKLMIFLFLLFFFLLQAGVGAQADDHDRDVECLPKRCSAEGPEIRFPFWLKDRQPDRCGYGPDFALTCSPTESKETLLDNPFSVKVVVKEINYYCRLMRYELSGTYDPHDQQNLSLIFNSTSPFSPFQLWLNTVPEYYIVLCRSYSRYHNPSSYVVPPP; via the exons ATGGAAGTACTCCACATCAGTGTATCATCGACAACGAAGAACAAACTGAtgatcttcctcttcctcttgttCTTCTTCCTGTTGCAGGCAGGAGTTGGAGCCCAAGCAGACGACCACGATCGGGATGTTGAGTGCCTGCCCAAGAGGTGCAGTGCCGAGGGCCCAGAAATTCGGTTCCCGTTCTGGCTAAAGGATCGTCAACCAGACCGCTGTGGCTATGGGCCTGACTTTGCTCTAACCTGCTCTCCTACCGAAAGCAAAGAAACCCTGCTTGACAACCCATTTTCTGTCAAGGTAGTGGTCAAAGAAATCAATTACTATTGTCGGCTCATGAGATACGAGCTCTCCGGTACTTACGATCCGCACGATCAGCAAAACCTAAGCTTAATATTCAACAGTACCTCTCCCTTCAGTCCCTTCCAATTGTGGCTCAACACTGTCCCTGAATACTACATAGTCCTTTGTCGCTCCTACTCCAGATATCATAACCCTTCTTCATATG TTGTCCCTCCTCCATAG